The DNA sequence CGCGCTCACCCTTCTCGCGCGTGTTCTGGCTTATGCGGCTGCTGAAACGCTCCATCCACCAAGGCGCTTTCTTCACGCCTAGCCTGTATGTCTCGCGGGAGGTATGGATGCAGAACGGCTCTGGCGCCTCTCTGCGGTTTGTAGGCGCCAAGATCAAGTACACGTCGGCTCTCTGCAGCGCGATCGAGCCGCTGCAGTCGATGAAGACTCTCGGCGACATCGAGAAGACAGAAGTGCACCTGCGCAGGTTCGTCGACATCGAGCGTGAACTCCGCAGTACCCTCGACAGCGAGATTGGCCGGGTGAAGGATGCGAAGCAGGCGAAGAAAAGCGTATGGGGTACGCTGACCAAGAAGGCCAAGTCGTGGGCACACCAGGAGTCGAACTACGACGTGTGCCTGACCTGGGCGTCGagggcgctggaggaggggcaGCTGTTCGAGCGGTGGCACATCTACTTTGCGCAGGCGGTCAAAGGTGtgtcgccggtgccgccggGCATTCAGCTCATTCTGGATCTCCTGCAGTACATTGGCGTCCAGCTGTACTCCGGTCTCTGCGTATTTCTTCTGCATGACATGACGATGCTCGTCGAGCGCTATCAGTGCAAATGCCAAAAGAGTGTGgctcgccttctccctgtCGAGTCGAGGCTGGAGAGCGGGGGCGCGAGTAGCTGAGCCTACACGTCTGCGTGTTGCTGCCCCTGTGCTTCTTTGCTGGAGTGTGGATGGTGAGAGTGTTGGTGTAGATCCCAGCAGCATCTCTCCCGGGTGCGTGCTTTGACAAGTGCGCTGGGGTGCGCGCACTTGCCAGGTagaacacgcacacacgcattcCTCTTTGGACGACTTTTCCTGTGATGCTGCTTCAGTCCCCCGACCATATCGTACGTTTCGCGTGCAAGGGCTCGCAAGTGGCCGCCCTAGGTAACAAGTCACTCAGGAGCTCCAGGAACCTCAATGGCCGGCAACtgggggaaaggaagaacaACTGgatacacacatacatggGTATACGACATACGTACACCAATGGCGACCATTCGCAAATGAAGTGGGCGGGAAACGTGAGCAGCACGTCCGTGAGATGTCGAGTACACGGGCGGGGAAAGCACGTAGCAACGACGGTTTGGGGGTGCACTTGCCTCATGGTGACCATACGACTAGTGTGCGACTCGCCATTGTCAGTACTGTcgccatcctctctctcttctccttctccctctcctttttcctcgTCACACAGGGTCTGCTGATTTCTATCACTGATCCTCTTTCGCGCAATCTCTCAAGGACGGCGCGGCGTCCCGAGAGCTACCCTCGACAAGAAGCGCTACATGGagtgagaagagggagactGGCAGCAGAGAAGCTTCAGTCGACAAGATGCAATCCATGCAGCTCACGAACGATGCCGGGTTCAAATTTGAGTTGTGGAAGAAGCTGCTCACGGATGTTCTCGTTAAAGGACGTCAGAGCAGCGATGCGGGGATGCAAGCAACCGTAGCGTCCGCGCTCTTCCGTGTAGCACTGCCGACCGTCCAAGCACACCTCCCGCGGCGAGTTCGAGAGCCGTGCTGCCTCTCTGGCGCATGCACGACGCCCGGCATCCCGTTCCTGCACCGCTGTGTCCATCTCGGTCGCCATCGCATCGAGACGATGGAAAGTTGTCGTGACGAGCTGTGCTTCTGCTTAGCACACTCCACGACGTGCGCTGGCCCCGCGGTCGACCTTGTGGTGCATGGCTACTACTCTACAGGAAATGACATGCGCTATCGGTACCGTGGACTAcgctgcctgctgcaccaTACGCGAACACGTCGCATCTGCTTCAAGAACGTGGACAACTGCAACGACGCGCGCGAGATCGTGGGCGAGCTTGGCCACCTCATGCGAAACGCGAGCATTCGAAGTCGCTCATGGTCGGAGCTGCATCTCATCAACTGTGCCTTGAACCCGGTATCTTTCCGTACCCTGGCGACGTGTCTGCGCACCTATGACTGTCTGGTGAATGTGGCCATCGAAAACTGCCACGTCGGCACCCTCGCCGGCGTGGCGGCGTACGTGCGTTCTGCGACGCGCCTCACGCACCTCTCCCTGCGAGggacgacgatggcgaccCAATGGGCGGCTGTCGGCGAAGCGGTGGCTGCGTCCGTCTCGCTCGTGCATCTCAACATCTCCTCTTGCAACTGGCAGGATGCACCACAGCTCTTGGAGTTTGTGGACTCGCTGGCCGCCTTCGCACCACGCCCCCGCTTTGCTCTGGACTTGTCCTTCAACCTTCTTACATCGAAGTGTTTTGCGCTCCTGACGAAGGCCAGCGTCGCCTTTCGCGCCTGTGTCACGGATGTTTTCCTCGGCGGCCACAAGTTCAcggacggcgaggaggacgtctCGCGCTTCCTCGGCGTCTACGAGCTTCTCGACTCCTTCAGTGTGTCCCGCTCTGTTCTCAGCACCGGAACTGCCCACCGCGTGCTTCGAGCCGTAACGGACAAGAAAAGGCTGTGGCGCCTAGTCGATGTCGCCCACGTGAATCTCGCCACCGGCTCCTTCAAGCGCATCTGCCAAGCCCCCTTTGCTCCCGGGATGTCGTCGCTTGTGTGCACCGGTGTGGACCTGCACGGCCAGATCACCAAGGTCGGCTTTGCGGTGTGCGCGCCTGTGCTCTCACGTC is a window from the Leishmania panamensis strain MHOM/PA/94/PSC-1 chromosome 26 sequence genome containing:
- a CDS encoding hypothetical protein (TriTrypDB/GeneDB-style sysID: LpmP.26.1630), with amino-acid sequence MEMSIEALMEALAVLQQATALDFSGDVEDAVEMYIAAVTCLDAVAEVLPTDLAETVKRNTEAIRRKIDILRRSRWTHEQTALFPSFTIQFVPVPIPIEDYRVPRSPFSRVFWLMRLLKRSIHQGAFFTPSLYVSREVWMQNGSGASLRFVGAKIKYTSALCSAIEPLQSMKTLGDIEKTEVHLRRFVDIERELRSTLDSEIGRVKDAKQAKKSVWGTLTKKAKSWAHQESNYDVCLTWASRALEEGQLFERWHIYFAQAVKGVSPVPPGIQLILDLLQYIGVQLYSGLCVFLLHDMTMLVERYQCKCQKSVARLLPVESRLESGGASS
- a CDS encoding hypothetical protein (TriTrypDB/GeneDB-style sysID: LpmP.26.1640), encoding MQSMQLTNDAGFKFELWKKLLTDVLVKGRQSSDAGMQATVASALFRVALPTVQAHLPRRVREPCCLSGACTTPGIPFLHRCVHLGRHRIETMESCRDELCFCLAHSTTCAGPAVDLVVHGYYSTGNDMRYRYRGLRCLLHHTRTRRICFKNVDNCNDAREIVGELGHLMRNASIRSRSWSELHLINCALNPVSFRTLATCLRTYDCLVNVAIENCHVGTLAGVAAYVRSATRLTHLSLRGTTMATQWAAVGEAVAASVSLVHLNISSCNWQDAPQLLEFVDSLAAFAPRPRFALDLSFNLLTSKCFALLTKASVAFRACVTDVFLGGHKFTDGEEDVSRFLGVYELLDSFSVSRSVLSTGTAHRVLRAVTDKKRLWRLVDVAHVNLATGSFKRICQAPFAPGMSSLVCTGVDLHGQITKVGFAVCAPVLSRLDLSSCNLTDECIGQLASALERGAPLSLRHLGLSSNVVEKNRTKGGDGNFLFLCKALRSHSAPYLESLDLSGNKLPLLPVVALMEQASVTMRWVNFSNSSIAECSTGRVRVLTTLMRRQRGAAAPFVALDVLMASSADEPWIGLKEVTEWLTTQVRVRLITEATIATASWAT